Proteins encoded by one window of Vitis vinifera cultivar Pinot Noir 40024 chromosome 10, ASM3070453v1:
- the NCED2 gene encoding 9-cis-epoxycarotenoid dioxygenase 2 (The RefSeq protein has 9 substitutions compared to this genomic sequence), whose protein sequence is MASSTAPTSNTTVTWAGAHHHKLRSSSSSLLDLGFPSKSIPFRKPNSRRGNAIHCAALQSHSVLHYPRQPFHPKEFSKDDFPENQITQPPQWNFLQRAAALALDRAESALVSHERQHPLPKSADPRVQIAGNFAPVPEQPVHHSLPVSGTIPDCMNGVYLRNGANPLFEPVAGHHFFDGDGMVHAVTLNGGSASYACRFTETQRLVQERKLGRPVFPKAIGELHGHSGIARLLLFYARGLFGLVDHNHGTGVANAGLVYFNQRLLAMSEDDLPYQVRIKPSGDLETVGRYDFDKQLRSTMIAHPKVDPVSGELFALSYDVVQKPYLKYFHFSPEGHKSPDVEIPIAGPTMMHDFAITENYVVIPDQQVVLKLQEMITGGSPVIYHKNKKSRFGILAKNAQTASDIIWVESPDTFCFHLWNAWEEPETNEVVVIGSCMTPADSIFNECEENLQSVLSEIRLNLKTGESTRRPIVPASEQVNLEAGMVDRTRLGRKTQYAYLAIAEPWPKVSGFAKVDLSTGDVQKYQYGDQRYGGEPYFVHKDPTSEREDDGYILAFVHDEKTWKSELHIVNAMNLQLEATVKLPSRVPYGFHGTFVNSEDLANQA, encoded by the coding sequence ATGGCTTCTTCTACTGCACCCACCAGCAACACTACTGTCACATGGGCCGGAGCCCATCATCATAAGCTTcgctcttcttcttcctcactACTTGATTTGGGCTTCCCTTCAAAGTCCATCCCCTTCAGGAAGCCCAATAGTAGAAGAGGGAACGCCATTCACTGTGCTGCTCTGCAGTCTCATTCCGTGCTTCATTACCCAAGACAACCCTTCCATCCGAAGGAATTCTCCAAAGACGACTTCCCTGAAAACCAGATAACTCAGCCACCGCAGTGGAATTTTTTGCAGAGGGTAGCGGCCTTGGCCTTGGACAGGGCCGAGAGCGCCTTGGTCTCACATGAGCGCCAACACCCTCTTCCTAAAACCGCCGACCCCCGTGTTCAAATTGCCGGAAACTTCGCTCCCGTGCCGGAGCAACCTGTCTGTCACTCTCTTCCTGTCTCCGGCACCATCCCTGATTGCATTAATGGAGTTTATCTGCGAAACGGGGCCAACCCACTGTTCGAGCCTGTCGCTGGGCATCACTTCTTCGATGGCGACGGTATGGTTCACGCAGTCACCCTTAATGGCGGTTCTGCGAGCTACGCTTGCCGTTTCACCGAAACACAGAGACTGGTCCAGGAGCGAAAGCTCGGCCGCCCGGTGTTCCCCAAGGCCATAGGCGAGCTCCATGGTCACTCCGGCATCGCTCGCCTCCTCCTCTTCTATGCCCGAGGGCTGTTTGGCCTCGTCGATCACAATCACGGCACTGGAGTGGCTAACGCTGGCTTGGTGTACTTCAATCAGAGACTCTTGGCCATGTCGGAAGATGACCTCCCATACCAAGTGCGAATCAAGCCCTCCGGCGACCTCGAGACTGTCGGCCGATACGACTTCGACAAGCAGCTCCGGTCCACCATGATCGCTCACCCGAAAGTCGACCCAGTCTCCGGCGAACTCTTCGCTCTAAGCTACGACGTTGTTCAGAAGCCGTATCTCAAGTACTTCCACTTCTCCCCAGGGGGTCACAAGTCTCCGGACGTTGAAATCCCAATTGCAGGCCCCACCATGATGCACGACTTCGCCATCACAGAGAATTACGTAGTGATTCCAGACCAGCAAGTGGTTTtcaaacttcaagaaatgatcACCGGAGGTTCCCCTGTTATCTACGACAAAACCAAGAAATCTCGGTTTGGAATTCTCGCCAAAAATGCTCAAACCGCCTCTGATATCATTTGGGTGGAATCACCAGACACCTTCTGCTTCCACCTCTGGAATGCTTGGGAGGAGCCGGAGACCAACGAAGTGGTGGTGATCGGGTCATGCATGACGCCCGCGGACTCCATTTTTAACGAATGCGAGGAGAATTTACAGAGCGTGCTATCAGAGATCAGGCTCAATTTGAAAACCGGTGAGTCCACTCGCCGCCCCATAGTTCCGGCGTCGGAGCAAGTGAACCTGGAAGCAGGCATGGTGAATCGAACCCGACTCGGACGAAAAACCCAATACGCCTATCTCGCCATTGCCGAGCCATGGCCCAAGGTTTCGGGTTTTGCCAAGGTGGACCTGTCCACGGGAGATGTTCAGAAGTACCAGTACGGCGACCAAAGGTACGGCGGGGAACCATACTTTGTCCACAAGGACCCCACATCAGAAAGAGAAGACGATGGTTACATATTGGCCTTTGTCCACGACGAGAAGACATGGAAATCAGAGCTTCATATAGTTAACGCCATGAATTTACAGCTGGAAGCCACAGTCAAACTGCCTTCTAGAGTTCCATACGGGTTTCATGGGACGTTCGTAAACTCAGAAGATTTGGCAAATCAAGCTTAG